The genomic region GCGCTGGGAGCTTTGGCGGCGATGCGAGGCGGCGCGGGCTCGGTGCGTGGCGCGGAGGAAGCGATCTCCGTCCCCAGCTTCGAGCGGACGGCGGTGCGCACCACGCGCACCTTCGCCGCCATCTTCAATTTGCGGACCAGCTCCTCGCGCACGCTGTTCATGTCGAGGTCGATGCCGCTGGAAGGTTTAGCGACAAAGTCGATGGCGCCAAGCTCGAGCGCTTTGAGCGTGATGTCAGCGCCATCGCGCGACTCCGAGCTCACGATCACGATCGGCTTGGGCTGCTTCGACATGATGATCTCGGTGGCTTGCAATCCGTCAACGTGCGGCATGTTGATGTCCATCGTGACCACGTCGGGATTGAGCTGCTCGGTCTTGTCCACGGCGTCTTTGCCATCGCGCGCCTCGCCGCACACCTCGAGCGTTGGGTCAGCGCTGATGATGCTTTGCAGCACCTTGCGCATGAACGCCGAGTCGTCCACGATGAGCACGCGAATCCGTTTGCCGTCGACTGCCATGCTTAGCTCGTCCCCGCTGCCGCTTTAGTCTGCACGCCGGTCGCGCCGATGAGCGCCGCGACCTCCGCGAGGAACTGATCTTCTTGCACCGGCTTCACCAGGAAGGCCGCCGCGCCTTCCTTGATGGCGCGGTCACGATGCTTCGCGCCCGCGCGCGAAGTCACCACCATCACTGGGATGTGGCGCGTCTCGGGCGACTGGCGCAGGTGCGCGATCAACTCATAACCGTTAGTACGAGGCATCTCGAGATCGGTCACGACCAGATCGCAGCGAGTCTGGGTGGCGATCTCGAGAGCCTCGAGTCCATCGGACGCAAGCCGCACGCGGTAGCCTGCCTTCTCGAGCATGCGACCAACGAACTTGCGTACACTGATGGAATCATCGGCGAGCACGACGACCTTCTCCTCCACCACCTCATCGATCGCGGCCGCGGGAATCTCTCCCTTGGCAACGGCCGCGGCGCCGGGCGCGAAGATGCGCGCCGCCGTGGCTGAGGACATCAGCGGACGCCGCTCGATCGCTTCCCCAGCGACCAGGCGATTCACGTCCACCAACAGGATCAGGCTGCCATCCGGCGCGATGGTCGCACCGGGGAACATCTTCATGTTCCGCAGATACTCGCCCAAACTTTTGATCACGATCTCGTCTTTGCGTATGACTTCTTCCACCACGATGCCGACCTGGCGTCCGGCAACGTTCACCAGCACGAGCCGGTAGTAGCCGTTGACCGGCTCGACCTCGGGTAGTGCGAGGTGGGTATCGAGGCGGATGATCTCGGTGACGACCTCGCGCACGCGCGTGAGCAGCTTGCCGCCGACCTCTTCGATGTCGTCGGCGCGCAGGCGGCGGATCTCTTCGACGAACGCGAGCGGCAGCGCGAAGGTGTAATCGCCGCAGCGGACGAAAAGCGCTTGCGAGATGATGAGCGTGAGCGGGACTTTGAGGGTGAAGCGCGAGCCGCGTCCCTTCTCGGTATCGATCTCGATCTCACCATTGAGGGCGGCGACGTTGGCTTTCACCACGTCCAAGCCGACGCCGCGCCCGGCAAGCTCGGTCTTGCGCGGCGCGGTGGAGAAGCCGGGATGGAAGAGCAGGTCGAGCAGATCGCGCTCGGTGAGCCGCTCGGCGTCATCCTGCGCGATCAGTCCAGACTCGATGGCAGTGGCACGGACGCGCTCGTAGTCGATGCCGCGCCCATCGTCTTCTACTTCGATATAGATGTGGTTGCCGCGGTGATACGCGCGGACCGCGATGTTGCCGTGATCGGGCTTTCCGGAGGCGTAACGCTCGTCATGTTTCTCCAGGCCGTGCGCCACCGCGTTGCGCACGAGATGAACGAGCGGGTCGGAGATCTGCTGGATGATGTTGTTGTCGAGCTCGGTCTCGGCGCCGGCGAGTGTCAACTCCACCACCTTGTTCGAGGCCTTGGCGGCGTCGCGCACGGTGCGCGAGATGCGCGTGTAGAGGTTGCCGATGGGCACCATGCGCGCTTGCGTGATCTCATCCTGCAAGCGGTGCGCGAGCTTAGTGAACTCGTCGATGTCGGAATCCACGCGGCGTACGAAGCCATCGAGCTGCGTCAGCACCTCGGTGATGTCGGCGGAGATCTCGGAGAGCGAGCGCGAGAGGATGTTGAAATCGTCGTAGCGGTCCATCTCCAGCTCGCTGAACTCGGCCAGCGACGCATCGTAGGAGTGCGAGTAGCTGGAGTATCCGCTGCGATAGGGCGATTCGAAGCTGACGCCGCGCTCGGCCCGCGGCTTGGGCGCGATCGTGACCTGCGAGAACTCGTGCTTCTCGGTGAACTCGGAGACCTTGTCGGACATCCGTGCCTTGGAGAAATTCAGCACGTCAGCGAGTTTTTCCAGTTCCGCCAGGCGGCCCAGCATGCGCGTGCGGTTGATCACCAGCTCGCCGACCGCGTTCATCATGCGGTCGAGCCGCTCGAGCCCGATGCGGACCGACTTCGATTGCGGCATCGCCACCGGCTCCTTGCGGAGCACCGTCTCGTCGTCGTCTTTGGCGTCGGTCTGCGAGTCAACGCGCGCATCAACGCGCGCGCCGCGGCGTGATTCATCGGTGGGAGACGGGACAAGTCCCGTCTCCACCGCGGCGGCTTCAGCGCCGGCGGTCTGGGAGGCGGCGGTGTCTGCGGACGCCGCGGTTCCCTCTTCACCCTCTTCCGGCGCCAGGCGTGAGATGCGGAACATCAGCGCGCGTACCGAAGCGTGCATCGTCAGGTCGTCCGGCCACTGCCGGTAGAGGAACTTCTTCAGGATGTCGACGGACTCGAGGCAGAGGTCAACGATCTCCGCGGATGGCTTCAGCTGGCCATCGCGCAGGCGTCCAACCAGATCCTCGGCGCGGTGCGCCACGCGCGAGATGCGCAGCAATCCGACCTGCGCCGCCGCGCCCTTGATGGTGTGGATCGCGCGGAACAGGCGGTTGATGTCTTCCGGATTCGGATTCGCTTCTAGCGCCAGCAGGCACTCCGTCACGGCTTGCAAGTGCTCTTCGGCCTCGGGCACAAAAAACTCGAGGATCTCTTCCGGAACCTCGCCATCCTGCGGCAGTTCGGCGATCTCCGGCAGCGGCGCCGCGGCCGCAGCGGCGTGTTCACCGCCGGACTGCTCGCCGTATCCGGGCTCCTCTTCGGCCGGCTCAGCAGGCGCCTGAAACGCGAACGGATACTTCTGCTTGAACGCTGCGATGTCGTCGGCGGCCTCGACCGCGGTCGCGCTCACCATGAGCAGGTCGCTCTCGAGCACGGCGATGGCTTCGGAGATGAACTCGACCAGCGGTCCGGCAGCGTCCGGACCGATCGTCGCGTTCATCGCATATTGGAAGATGTGCGCGAGCTTGCCGCTGACTTCGGAGAACAGTGGGAAGCCGTAGCTGCCCGACGTTCCCGCCAGCGTGTGCGCGGAGATGTACAGACGTTCCAGATCCTCTGGGACGGGATACGGGTCCTGCAAGATGCCGGAATATTCCCGCAGGAACTGGAGGTGTTCACTCGCCTCCTGCAGGAAGATCTCCACGAATTCCTGGCCCGGGGTGCTCACACCATCTCCTGTCCCGCGGCGGTGGCGCTGCGTTTGGGCGCGCCCGACCCCGGCTTCTGGTAATAGATCGAATCGCCGTGGACGATGGGTTCGAACTGCACCCCCGTCTTGGCGATGGATTCCGCGTGTCCGAGGAAGAGGTATCCGCCGGGCTCGAGGTATTCGTAAAAGCGCTGGATGAGCGCGGCGCGGCGCTCGTCAGAAAAATAGATCAGGACGTTCATGCAGAAGATGCAATCGAAGCGTCCCATGTAGACAACCTGCGCCAGGTTCATGGGCGCGAAGGTCACCATGTTGCGGA from Acidobacteriota bacterium harbors:
- a CDS encoding response regulator → MSTPGQEFVEIFLQEASEHLQFLREYSGILQDPYPVPEDLERLYISAHTLAGTSGSYGFPLFSEVSGKLAHIFQYAMNATIGPDAAGPLVEFISEAIAVLESDLLMVSATAVEAADDIAAFKQKYPFAFQAPAEPAEEEPGYGEQSGGEHAAAAAAPLPEIAELPQDGEVPEEILEFFVPEAEEHLQAVTECLLALEANPNPEDINRLFRAIHTIKGAAAQVGLLRISRVAHRAEDLVGRLRDGQLKPSAEIVDLCLESVDILKKFLYRQWPDDLTMHASVRALMFRISRLAPEEGEEGTAASADTAASQTAGAEAAAVETGLVPSPTDESRRGARVDARVDSQTDAKDDDETVLRKEPVAMPQSKSVRIGLERLDRMMNAVGELVINRTRMLGRLAELEKLADVLNFSKARMSDKVSEFTEKHEFSQVTIAPKPRAERGVSFESPYRSGYSSYSHSYDASLAEFSELEMDRYDDFNILSRSLSEISADITEVLTQLDGFVRRVDSDIDEFTKLAHRLQDEITQARMVPIGNLYTRISRTVRDAAKASNKVVELTLAGAETELDNNIIQQISDPLVHLVRNAVAHGLEKHDERYASGKPDHGNIAVRAYHRGNHIYIEVEDDGRGIDYERVRATAIESGLIAQDDAERLTERDLLDLLFHPGFSTAPRKTELAGRGVGLDVVKANVAALNGEIEIDTEKGRGSRFTLKVPLTLIISQALFVRCGDYTFALPLAFVEEIRRLRADDIEEVGGKLLTRVREVVTEIIRLDTHLALPEVEPVNGYYRLVLVNVAGRQVGIVVEEVIRKDEIVIKSLGEYLRNMKMFPGATIAPDGSLILLVDVNRLVAGEAIERRPLMSSATAARIFAPGAAAVAKGEIPAAAIDEVVEEKVVVLADDSISVRKFVGRMLEKAGYRVRLASDGLEALEIATQTRCDLVVTDLEMPRTNGYELIAHLRQSPETRHIPVMVVTSRAGAKHRDRAIKEGAAAFLVKPVQEDQFLAEVAALIGATGVQTKAAAGTS
- a CDS encoding response regulator, which codes for MAVDGKRIRVLIVDDSAFMRKVLQSIISADPTLEVCGEARDGKDAVDKTEQLNPDVVTMDINMPHVDGLQATEIIMSKQPKPIVIVSSESRDGADITLKALELGAIDFVAKPSSGIDLDMNSVREELVRKLKMAAKVRVVRTAVRSKLGTEIASSAPRTEPAPPRIAAKAPSA